Within the Poecilia reticulata strain Guanapo linkage group LG13, Guppy_female_1.0+MT, whole genome shotgun sequence genome, the region CTTTCCCCCATTTATAACttcccagagaaaaaaaaaaaaaaaaagaacactagGTCTCCTCGTCCCACAGGCAGAGCTGTTTCTGTGGGACGTAGTAGGTGAAATGGTAGCCCTTGCTGCAGCTCCTGATGCCGCACTTGTATGTGGTCCCTTTGGCCGTGCCGTCCCGGCTGCGGCAGTACTTCAGCAGACACGGGTACCACTCCAGACGGAGGCCGAACGTGCAGAGACACGGCTGCCACAAGTCTTTAGTAGAATGACAGGCCTGAAAGCTGGGCGCCTCCGTCGTCTCAGGCAGGACCTCAAATATTGAGCTGTCTATTCCTGCAACACAACGGCAAATCTTGTCAACAAGAGCTGAAACAAAAGCATGCCATCACACTGGTGTCTGGAGCTATCTTCTTATTTCACTCAATTAAATTCTGTAGAGGGAAaacaaagtgtgtgtttttttttttttgctttttgtttttttaaagagggcAGATGGTAGGCTAAGAGAGGAgctttgtcatgttaaacagaCGCTTATGCGATTCCCTCTGGATATGATGGTGCTTGTTGAACCATGACCATCAGGAGTGTTTTCTTCCAAACGTAGCTGTCGGTGAACAAAAAGTGCTGTCATACCGATTCTCTCCAGCCTTGACAATCAGGCTTTATTGCCGTCACACAAACCCAAATCTGACCTCAAATAGCTGGATgcataaacaacataaataatgttttcaaatatgCAAAGACAAAGTAGAATGAGATAAATGCTTACGCGACAGATCTGATTACCTTTCTGCAGCCAGTATTTCACATCTGCCTCCCTGGTGTAAATGGCCTCCTGAGCTTCGCTGCACATGTTGTGGATGTGGGAGCTGAGCTGCCAGGCCCGGCTGAGGTTCACAGCGGCGCTCATCGTCAGCTGCTCAAGCCCTTTTCGCTCCTCTGCCAGGCGAATGACATGAGGATTTTtctaaagagaaacaaatgattAGATTCGTGAAGCTCAATGTATGGGGAGATGCAACAGGTGCatagagatggaaaaaaaaaacacacacaaaaaaaacccggTTGAGTTTGGTTAATTGTGTGTGCTTTTTACgattcccaaaaaaaaaaagctagagGGACTAGAAGGGAAGCGTAGAAATTTATTATGCTTTATGATAAGCTCCTAAATAGTCAAATGATTAAGATTTGACACATcactgttttagaaaaaaaaaaacatttcctatACAAAGCAACATTGTTTATGGTCTCTCTCAAATTACGGTGAAGTCTACTTACAGGGTTTCTACTTAATTTTCAGAAACAAGTTTCCAGAAATAACTTTCCAGTGTTTAAACTCCTTtgaatttagctaaatatttctGGCAAATGTTTCTACAGCAGCCAGGTAACtgcatatttaatttggaaaaaaaaacaaaaaaaaacaagggggAACAAAGGAATGAAGGAAGAAGAGCTTGTAGGTGCAAAACTAAAAGGAAACAACAAAGGAAGGAGGACACAAGGAAGTAAAGAAAGTCAGAATAAATGAAGGGAGGAGACCaggaagcaaaggaaaaaaggacaaaagggaataaagaaaacaaggagACAAGGCGGTGAGATGAGATCCAAAGAATGAAGGACAGAGGTAACGAA harbors:
- the oafa gene encoding out at first protein homolog; protein product: MFAGCTSAPSVRTLARLCTLVLMVAVGLGSELRVRVRLSDGLVTEEILEADSERDSISLEFKQGDGTLITFVADFKQEVKIFRALILGELERGQNQYQALCFISRLGRNEIIPSESMARLRQKNPHVIRLAEERKGLEQLTMSAAVNLSRAWQLSSHIHNMCSEAQEAIYTREADVKYWLQKGIDSSIFEVLPETTEAPSFQACHSTKDLWQPCLCTFGLRLEWYPCLLKYCRSRDGTAKGTTYKCGIRSCSKGYHFTYYVPQKQLCLWDEET